From Asterias rubens chromosome 20, eAstRub1.3, whole genome shotgun sequence, one genomic window encodes:
- the LOC117303741 gene encoding erlin-1-like isoform X2, whose amino-acid sequence MANIVPLLAAVVALSSIMLNFALHKIEEGHIAVYYRGGALLTTTAGPGYHVMFPFLTSYRTVQITLQSDEVKNVPCGTSGGVMIYFDRIEVVNILAQHEVFNMVKNYTADYDKTLIFNKVHHELNQFCSAHNLQEVYIKLFDQIDENLKKALQADLTVMAPGLYIQAVRVTKPKIPESIRKNYELMENEKTKLLIAEQHQKVVEKEAETERKKAVIEAEKLAQVARISYDQKIMEKESQKQISEIEDATHLAKEKAMADAEFYKADKEADANTRKLTPQYLELLRHQAIASNNKIYFGSDIPSMFVADESSALKATQLAQEKQKK is encoded by the exons ATGGCAAACATTGTTCCTTTGCTGGCGGCAGTGGTGGCATTGTCATCTATTATGCTAAACTTTGCATTGCATAAAATAGAGGAAG GTCACATTGCAGTTTATTACAGG gGAGGTGCCTTACTAACAACAACTGCTGGACCTGGTTACCATGTTATGTTTCCGTTTCTTACGTCATATAGAACTGTTCAG ATTACTTTACAGTCAGATGAAGTGAAAAATGTACCGTGTGGAACGAG TGGTGGAGTTATGATTTACTTTGACAGAATAGAAGTCGTCAATATCCTGGCACAACATGAAG TGTTTAACATGGTGAAAAACTACACAGCGGATTACGACAAGACGCTTATATTCAATAAAGTACATCATGAACTCAATCAATTCTGCAGCGCCCACAATCTACAAGAAGTTTACATCAAGCTGTTTG ACCAAATTGATGAGAATTTGAAGAAGGCACTCCAGGCTGATTTGACTGTCATGGCTCCTGGTCTCTACATTCAG GCTGTTCGTGTCACAAAACCCAAAATTCCTGAGAGTATTCGCAAGAACTATGAATTAAT GGAGAATGAGAAGACGAAGCTCCTCATCGCCGAGCAGCACCAAAAGGTCGTCGAGAAGGAGGCCGAGACAGAACGCAAGAAGGCGGTCATCGAGGCCGAGAAGCTTGCCCAGGTCGCCCGCATCAGCTACGACCAAAAGATCATGGAGAAAGAGAGTCAGAAACAAATCTCAGAGATTGAAGACGCTACTCACCTTGCCAAGGAGAAAGCCATGGCTGACGCAGAGTTTTACAAAGCTGATAAGGAGGCCGACGCTAACACG CGGAAACTTACCCCACAATACCTGGAGCTGCTGAGACATCAAGCCATCGCTAGTAACAATAAGATTTACTTTGGGAGTGACATTCCAAGCATGTTTGTTGCGGACGAGTCATCTGCATTGAAAGCCACTCAG CTGGCACAAGAAAAACAGAAGAAGTAA
- the LOC117303741 gene encoding erlin-1-like isoform X1 has translation MANIVPLLAAVVALSSIMLNFALHKIEEGHIAVYYRGGALLTTTAGPGYHVMFPFLTSYRTVQITLQSDEVKNVPCGTSGGVMIYFDRIEVVNILAQHEVFNMVKNYTADYDKTLIFNKVHHELNQFCSAHNLQEVYIKLFDQIDENLKKALQADLTVMAPGLYIQAVRVTKPKIPESIRKNYELMENEKTKLLIAEQHQKVVEKEAETERKKAVIEAEKLAQVARISYDQKIMEKESQKQISEIEDATHLAKEKAMADAEFYKADKEADANTRKLTPQYLELLRHQAIASNNKIYFGSDIPSMFVADESSALKATQKLAQEKQKK, from the exons ATGGCAAACATTGTTCCTTTGCTGGCGGCAGTGGTGGCATTGTCATCTATTATGCTAAACTTTGCATTGCATAAAATAGAGGAAG GTCACATTGCAGTTTATTACAGG gGAGGTGCCTTACTAACAACAACTGCTGGACCTGGTTACCATGTTATGTTTCCGTTTCTTACGTCATATAGAACTGTTCAG ATTACTTTACAGTCAGATGAAGTGAAAAATGTACCGTGTGGAACGAG TGGTGGAGTTATGATTTACTTTGACAGAATAGAAGTCGTCAATATCCTGGCACAACATGAAG TGTTTAACATGGTGAAAAACTACACAGCGGATTACGACAAGACGCTTATATTCAATAAAGTACATCATGAACTCAATCAATTCTGCAGCGCCCACAATCTACAAGAAGTTTACATCAAGCTGTTTG ACCAAATTGATGAGAATTTGAAGAAGGCACTCCAGGCTGATTTGACTGTCATGGCTCCTGGTCTCTACATTCAG GCTGTTCGTGTCACAAAACCCAAAATTCCTGAGAGTATTCGCAAGAACTATGAATTAAT GGAGAATGAGAAGACGAAGCTCCTCATCGCCGAGCAGCACCAAAAGGTCGTCGAGAAGGAGGCCGAGACAGAACGCAAGAAGGCGGTCATCGAGGCCGAGAAGCTTGCCCAGGTCGCCCGCATCAGCTACGACCAAAAGATCATGGAGAAAGAGAGTCAGAAACAAATCTCAGAGATTGAAGACGCTACTCACCTTGCCAAGGAGAAAGCCATGGCTGACGCAGAGTTTTACAAAGCTGATAAGGAGGCCGACGCTAACACG CGGAAACTTACCCCACAATACCTGGAGCTGCTGAGACATCAAGCCATCGCTAGTAACAATAAGATTTACTTTGGGAGTGACATTCCAAGCATGTTTGTTGCGGACGAGTCATCTGCATTGAAAGCCACTCAG AAGCTGGCACAAGAAAAACAGAAGAAGTAA